The window TTAATGAACCAACATATGTCTACCTCATTTGTGCAGAGGTTCCTTCCTGTATACAAGTTTTCCTTCCTGTATACAGGTTTCCTGAGCCTCACAGACCTCCTTCACGTGCACAGAACTTTCCAAACCTCTCGGGTCTCTCGTTCACGTGTACAGCGTTTTCCCGAACCTCACAGGTGTTTAATTTGAGCTTTACAGATATTACTCCCATGAAAAGCAACAAGAGATGGATCTACTTAATATACCATATTATTTCACTGTCCTCCAAATGTAAGCAAAGTACAGTGGGCAAAATGGGACAAAAACCCTGCAAGTCAAAGTGTAAAGTGCTCCAGGGCTTATCTATATGCTTCACCATGCGGCTGCCCTAGTCTTGGCCTTTTCCTGTTTTTCAGAGAAGCGTGTCTGGTGGTTCCAGCAGTTGTAAGGGTTAACGATCTCTGCATGCTCCCATCCCagctctcccatctctcccatctctcccatcccagtctgagcccagacctttATTCCATCCACTGTATAAATGAGTGGGAATCCCGGGGACTTCTCCCTTGTACCCTGCGGGTTGTAATCAGGGAGTGACGTTCTGCGGTACAGTCGGGGGGAGGTGTTCTCTCTGGGGCCCAGTTTGCGTTTGCTTCCGATGGACGCTACATCTGTTCTGATCACCAGAAAATCACTGTCTCTAGCTCTGCGTGTTTCTGTATGTTAACCCTTTCTCTGTCATGGGGCAGGCAAATCACTGGGCCCTGACGCAATTGCGAAAAAAGGTGCATATTTTGTTCTCTCTGGAGCACGGCACGTTGTGTTCTGTGCTTAGAAAGGCGTCCGTCCCCACCTTTAAGGTGGCAGAAAACCGCCAAGACAAGTAACGCAAGCCGCGCATTTGTAATGCTGCGAATTATGGTGGCAGTGTGCCCCGGAGCGCATGACATCACCACGCCTGTTGATCATGCAaaacctgcactgaggtccgaggcgacagggaggcgtggccgtgacgtgaGCGGtgctccctcattggctgatgaATTGTTTCTTCTCGAATCGCGTGCACTGTGAGCGATCTCAGAGAAGAGGTCTGTTCgcgccactataatcgcggcctaaagcagcaatactatatcCCCCCCTTTTCATTtctgtatatataaagtatatgacAATGTGCTCCCTTTATACATCTGGCAAACTCCCgtgtgtgtgcctaacataatggccacctttcagtttcaatcaatccttcagtcagtgtaactcagtagctacaatgtgtcctgatattactaagataccattatctattgttacagtttgcagctcaaactcctGGGAACATTggaaacaaatgatcacaaacaggaaatgtTAAAAagattaaaactcattaaaaaatggcgttaagagttgaattaaagtAAAAGAAACAGTCACTATCTAATACAGAATGGATTTATAATaaaataagatttcacatgttttgctgcattaATACACAAACCTGGGctatatgcaaatgtaactcctcccacttgctccataaatccctcatctcGTCAGACGAGGAGATGCCAGGAAATGTCGCAACTTATAAAGCGCCTTGCACATATATATTTCACTGAGTTGCGACAAAATAACGACTTTGCTCCAACAGTTTTTTCCTTTGACGCAGAGAGCCCACTGAGTTTcacggggccaccaacaggtcaggttttcagtatatccctgcttcagcacagatggttcacagtcccagcttcagcacaggtggctcagtctgagccactgattgagtcacctgttgtgaagcagggataccctgaaaacctgacctgttggtggcccttgaggactggagttgcccacccctggcttcGAGGAATGATGGTGACGAGCAGTGGCCGTTTCTAAGCAGCTGCCGGCTTTCCCTCGGCCCGGTATTGGGAATGAGCCGAAATGTTTGTCTGGTCGCACTGGAAATACGAGTGAGGGAGGGTCGGTGCTCTCTTGGTTTCCTTTGATGCCCGTGTCCCATTGTGAGAACGCGCGTTTAACCTTCAGCGTTGCAATGTGCCGGAAGTCACACTGACACTCAAGGGGTGGAATAATTTACATGTTAGCCTCTTCAGCAGTGAAGATATTAAATATAATTGGTGATCCTGACAGGTAAACTTGTGTAATAGAGCAGCTCTGGGAGCAGCGGCCCCTCCCTGTAACCCTCCCTCAGTGACGTTATTGTGCTGCACAGCGAGACTCCGTGACTGCTGTGTCCCGTCACTGCTTTAACTGTGTGTATCACCTATTGTTGTTATCGTTTGTTTGTAAAGCGCCTACACGCTCTCCGCAGCGCAGTACAGAGGCCTGATCATTACAtacagagttacatacaaataaggacaaacagatGGTAATGTGGCTCctgatccggagagcttacactctatagcagggctggccaactccagtcctcaagtgcccccaacaggtcaggttttcattatattcctgctttagcacaggtggctcaatcagtctctgactgagctactgattgagccacctgtgctgaagcattgatatcctgaaaacctgacctgttgggggcacttgaggactggtgttggccatccctgctctagagggagtgagggacagtgtgaaacaaaaggtaaaatgGCTGCTCGCGGTGGGATGGAGCACACCTCGGGTTGGAgtgtggtccagccgcacagctgatcccattaaggtttgacgGTGGGGGTGTTGGCATGGAGATGGGTCCAGTATAATACATTAATTGAATGACCCGGCAAGTGTGGCCGGGACCATACAGACACATGTGAGTCGCAGCTACGCACCTGTAGTAATGATTTGAGTGAATGCTTCAGTGTCGATTAGTTGTGGGAAGTGCTGGGAGTGGGGATCACACTCTGGGGTTTCCAGATATCGCCGTTTGGTGACACAGGCGCCGGGGCTGGTTTAAATGTGTTTAAAAACCTTTTTAAAGGTTCTGTTTAATTAGCTCGGAGGCGTTCTCTACCCGGGGCCCGCAAGGCATGTGTGGAACGTAAGTGCGGGCAGATACGTTGCATGTTCAGGCTTCCTCCCCCTGCCCCATTTAACCCCTGTGGTGTTGAAGAGTGAACATTTGGTATGTTGAAAAGCTTCCGCGTAACATTCTTTGAGCGGTTCTATAATGCGCGGATGGAAAACCTTCCCAAGCCTTAATGCCGCTTGCGTTGATCTCCCTCAGTGGTGCTGATCGGAGACTCCGGCGTGGGGAAGAGTAACCTCCTGTCCAGATTCACGCGCAATGAGTTCAACCTGGAGAGTAAGAGCACCATCGGAGTGGAGTTCGCCACGAGGAGCATCCAGGTGGACGGGAAAACGATCAAAGCTCAGATCTGGGACACGGCCGGGCAGGAACGATACAGAGCGATCACTTCAGCGTGAGTCACCCGGGGGGTTacgggacggggagggggggaataatGTGTACCAGAGACGGGGGTCACCTGTTTAACCCCATTCATTACTCAATCTGCAGGCCAGAGGCGCAGAATTTGATGCATCCCATTGTAATGTGTCAACTCCTcccactgccccatataaccgacCCCTGTAACGCCTCCTGTTGCCCCCTGCAGTTATTACCGGGGGGCCGTGGGGGCCCTGCTTGTTTATGACATCGCCAAGCACCTAACTTACGAGAATGTGGAGCGGTGGTTGAAGGAGCTGAGAGACCACGCAGACAGCAACATCGTCATCATGCTGGTGGGCAACAAGAGCGACCTGCGCCACCTGAGAGCAGTGCCCACCGATGAGGCCCGGGCATTTGCAGGTCACTATTACACGGGGTACCGGGGGCATGCATGACATCATTCTGCTATTACAGAGGTGGGATCGGACAATCCACCGTTGGTGGAGCAGAAACGCAGGCCGTGGGGGGGGCAACAATGGAAGTCATAGGGACCAGAGAAGTtgagatctctctcccccctcgtgacGCCCATTGTCCCCTCTTTCTTTAAGGTTTTTTCCCGTGGAATTATGGGGTCTCCTGGTGTGTGATCACTTTGATGCTAAAGAGAGTCCCCCGAAAAATAGGGGCAAATTGACGTTTTCTAATTGTTGGCCATGCCCTGCAAACTCCAGGTGTCGGGCAGCGGCAGGAGGTACAGAAATTagcggaggagggaggaggagatctACTTCAGTGGCACCCTGTGGATCCCCGTCAGCCCAAACTCATTAGATATCGCCCACAGGCCTTCCTGCCTTCCACTTTGGTGTGGGCTCTCTCAGTAATAGAGGCTTGGTTTTAGATCCACTCCCAGTATTTGATaaggttatataaatatatatagctaGGTGCAGTTCTGATAATTATCCTAACACTGATTGATACGGGAACGTGGAGAACGCTCTGTTCCAGTTCCTTACACCGGTAAATTGCTGgctctccctgcctcctgtgtTGGAATGATTACATTAGATATAAATGGGATCTTTCCATCACCAAGTGGTTACCTGCCCATTTGTATtcgtgcagccgcctctggggtggagGCCAGTTTctaactcccctccccccttttctttttGTTCACGCAGAAAAGAACGGTTTGTCCTTCATCGAGACGTCCGCGCTGGACTCGACAAATGTAGAAGCTGCTTTCCAGACCATCCTCACAGGTGAGACCCTCATGGAggcgactccccccccccccccccccacacctcccccccgtcTCTGCAACCAATTAGGGGCCAGCCGGCAATCGTCTTCCGTAAATGCCTCCAACTGCACCGAATCTGCCCCATAATAATGTTCCGTGCCCTATTTAATAATCCATTCCTATGAGGAATGTATACGACACATCTGGTATTTCCCGCTTAGGAAATCTTGTAGTCTTGGAAACCCATATTTAGTTAAATGGCCTTCTTGAGTCAAATAAGCATTTCTAtacgtccccgtcccctcccgaTCACACACATTGCTGGAAAATCTGCGGCAGTGGAGAAATATTAAGGTTAATCACGTCCAGGCATTTTAAAATGTTTCTGCTGAATAGCATGGcctgtgtgtattgtgtatatactgtgtgtatactgtgtgtattgtgtgtatactgtgtgtattgtgtatatactgtgtgtattgtgtatatactgtgtgtattgtgtatatactgtgtgtgtatactgtgtgtattgtgtgtatactgtgtgtattgtgtatatactgtgtgtattgtgtatatactgtgtgtattgtgtatatactgtgtgtactgtgtgtattgtgtatatactgtgtgtattgtgtatatactgtgtgtattgtgtgtatactgtgtgtattgtgtatatactgtgtgtattgtgtatatactgtgtgtattgtgtatatactgtgtgtattgtgtatatactgtgtgtattgtgtatatactgtgtgtattgtgtatatactgtgtgtattgtgtatatactgtgtgtattgtgtatatacCTGATATTTCAGCTCGGCAAATTGAGGATTCAATTTGGGAGAGAGCAACAAAATGTTCAAATGTCAGATCCGAGGTACAGAGAAGTGCTTTCACTTTTCGGGGATATGTGGGATTACCCTGCtgctaaccctttcactgccagagggacctTCATTGTGTCGCGTTGACGTGGCCCCGTCTGGCAGTGAGACGGTTAACTCCAGCGTCCTGTCGGAAGACTCAAGGACACGTGGGGACGGAGCGCGGGCGGGATCTGTTTGTGACCAGCACACTCCTGATTACTCTAACTGGCATCATACACTTCAGCTCATGCTCTCAGAGCAGCACGTGCCTGCGCTTACCGATAAAAGGCAGCGGAGGTTCGAGTGGGAGGTTAAGTGAAAGCACTCGCCCATGTCGCACAGCCGTAGTTTCTGCTTAAGAATTCAACGTGTTCATTTCTTGTAGAAGGAACGCTTGTGTTGGTCCCATTAAAAGGTGTCCGGAGGCTGCAGTATTATCAaagtcaggggcggccaactccaggcaTCAAaggcccccagcaggtcaggttttcaggatatccctgcttctgcacggGTGGCTGTCAGTGCCTGTCAACCacccctgtgctgaagcgagGATTgcttgaaaacctggcctgttggtggcccttgaagactggaagttggccgcccctgagctCGGGGATGTATTTCACAATCTGCTTAATGGAATTGTTTTCCTCTGCATTCTCTTCTCCAAGAAACACAATAGCTACAAGAACTGAATATCTCACATACAAATAGTGCAGTAGGTGTGGCTTTGtggtgatgtcacttcctgtgaGTGTTGCCTTCCTGTGACTTTGTTTATGGAAATTACCGTTGCTCCTATTCTTTTTCCCCTTTGCAGAGATTTATCGCATTGTGTCTCAGAAGCAGATGTCGGACAGACGTGAGAATGACATGTCCCCCAGTAACAACGTGGTACCCATCCACGTCCCCCCAACCACTGAAAATAAACCAAAGATGCAGTGCTGTCAGAACATATAGCCGCCGACCGCGCACTGCCATGCTGTGTGTATAGTCCCCATGCTCCGCCAGGCTGTGTATAgtgcccacgcactgccaggttGTGCGTATATTCCCCACGCCCTGCGCACTACCGGGCTGTGCGTATATTCCCCACGCCCTGCCAGGCTGTGCGTATAGTCCCCGTGCCCCGCGCACTGCCAGGCTGTGCGTATAGTCCCCGTGCCCCGCGCACTGCCAGGCTGTGCGTATATTCCCTGTGCCCCGCGCACT is drawn from Ascaphus truei isolate aAscTru1 chromosome 18, aAscTru1.hap1, whole genome shotgun sequence and contains these coding sequences:
- the RAB11A gene encoding ras-related protein Rab-11A produces the protein MGTRDDEYDYLFKVVLIGDSGVGKSNLLSRFTRNEFNLESKSTIGVEFATRSIQVDGKTIKAQIWDTAGQERYRAITSAYYRGAVGALLVYDIAKHLTYENVERWLKELRDHADSNIVIMLVGNKSDLRHLRAVPTDEARAFAEKNGLSFIETSALDSTNVEAAFQTILTEIYRIVSQKQMSDRRENDMSPSNNVVPIHVPPTTENKPKMQCCQNI